The following proteins come from a genomic window of Mycobacterium sp. DL:
- a CDS encoding FAD-dependent oxidoreductase — protein sequence MDETDVVVVGAGPTGLTLACSLRLHGVSVRVVDRAGGPATTSRANFVHARGSEVLGRIGALGTLPDESLRAMRITSYLGDRPLMTLEFGDPRMHTAAPPMVVSQAKVEATLRARLAELGAAPEWGAGLVALQQDNTGVVTEFDDGTRIRSQWVVGCDGTSSTTRRLVDIDFPGVKLTERWLLADVHLDWDLDRSGTTGWIHPTGLVGVMPMPDDTGRDDLWRLFAYDPGQSEKPSGSAILERVRQIIPERTGHHPRIGDADWLSVFTVHRRLADTYRRGRVLLAGDAAHAHAPFGGQGMLTGIGDAENLAFKLALVLKEKAADPLIDTYEAERRPLATEVLRGTSAVTRINVAHNPVLRFFRDHVAPRIFSPAPVQRWITYTASQLWVSYHKGPLGGRGRKPRPGDRVPDMGCHRADGTESTLHHELGGRWALMLPAGAPATRSVDAARGRLGELVGVLTHDGDEVMLVRPDGHLAWRGATGDDAGLSDWLTGALRSGSTR from the coding sequence ATGGACGAGACCGACGTTGTGGTGGTGGGGGCGGGGCCGACGGGCCTGACACTGGCCTGCAGCCTGCGGTTGCACGGAGTGTCCGTACGCGTCGTCGACCGGGCCGGCGGCCCGGCGACGACATCTCGGGCGAACTTCGTGCACGCCCGCGGCTCCGAAGTGCTCGGCCGCATCGGAGCACTGGGGACCCTGCCCGACGAGTCGCTGCGCGCCATGCGCATCACCAGCTACCTGGGTGACCGTCCGTTGATGACCCTGGAGTTCGGCGACCCCCGGATGCACACTGCGGCACCACCGATGGTCGTATCGCAGGCCAAGGTCGAGGCGACGCTGCGCGCACGCCTCGCCGAACTCGGCGCCGCCCCGGAATGGGGCGCAGGACTGGTCGCCCTGCAGCAGGACAACACCGGCGTCGTCACCGAATTCGACGATGGGACGCGGATCCGGTCCCAGTGGGTCGTGGGCTGCGACGGCACCTCCAGCACCACCCGCCGACTGGTCGACATCGACTTTCCGGGGGTGAAGCTCACCGAACGATGGCTGCTGGCCGATGTGCACCTCGACTGGGACCTCGACCGCAGCGGAACCACGGGATGGATTCACCCCACCGGCCTCGTCGGGGTGATGCCGATGCCGGACGACACGGGCCGCGACGATCTGTGGCGACTGTTCGCCTACGATCCCGGACAGAGCGAAAAGCCCAGCGGGAGTGCCATTCTGGAGAGGGTCCGGCAGATCATCCCCGAGCGCACGGGACACCACCCGCGCATCGGTGACGCCGACTGGCTGTCGGTGTTCACCGTCCATCGCAGGCTCGCCGACACCTACCGGCGCGGGCGGGTGCTGCTCGCCGGCGATGCGGCCCACGCGCATGCGCCCTTCGGCGGACAGGGCATGCTGACCGGAATCGGCGACGCCGAGAACCTGGCCTTCAAACTCGCCCTGGTGCTGAAGGAGAAGGCCGCAGATCCCCTGATCGACACCTATGAGGCGGAGCGTCGGCCGTTGGCCACCGAGGTGCTGCGCGGCACCAGCGCGGTCACCCGGATCAACGTCGCCCACAATCCGGTGCTGCGATTTTTCCGCGACCATGTCGCGCCGCGAATCTTCAGTCCGGCCCCCGTGCAGCGCTGGATCACCTATACCGCGTCGCAGCTGTGGGTGAGCTACCACAAGGGACCCCTCGGTGGGCGGGGACGCAAGCCACGGCCGGGAGACCGGGTGCCTGACATGGGTTGTCACCGGGCGGACGGCACGGAGTCGACGTTGCATCACGAACTGGGCGGGCGGTGGGCGCTGATGCTTCCCGCCGGGGCGCCGGCAACCCGCAGCGTCGACGCGGCCCGCGGTCGCCTCGGCGAGCTGGTCGGCGTACTGACCCACGATGGTGACGAGGTGATGCTGGTCCGTCCCGACGGGCACCTGGCATGGCGGGGGGCCACCG
- a CDS encoding zf-HC2 domain-containing protein, whose protein sequence is MSENDMDCDEFVELVTAYLDGSLTPTDRARFDEHLLECDGCENYLQQFRATMATLGTIGDEQIEPTFRARLLDSFRNWR, encoded by the coding sequence GTGAGCGAAAACGACATGGACTGCGACGAATTCGTCGAATTGGTCACCGCGTATCTGGACGGATCGTTGACGCCGACCGACCGGGCACGTTTCGACGAACACCTCCTCGAATGCGACGGCTGCGAGAACTATCTGCAGCAGTTCCGCGCGACGATGGCCACCCTCGGAACCATCGGCGACGAGCAGATCGAGCCGACCTTCCGCGCCCGGTTGCTCGACTCGTTCCGCAACTGGCGTTAG
- a CDS encoding sigma-70 family RNA polymerase sigma factor — MTTTSADEADLIAALRARDEAVFAELVDRHAPAMLRVARGYVASREIAEEVVQEAWIALLKGIDAFEGRSSLRTWLFTVLINIAKKRGMRERKDVDVQIAAYTGGTVDPARFRDSDDRWPGHWKDDEAPSPFPDSPEGSVLGGELMAVTRRELDKLPERQRVVVTLRDVLDMDSAEVCELLDISVANQRVLLHRGRAAIRQGLEDYLKDAM, encoded by the coding sequence ATGACCACCACGTCCGCTGACGAGGCAGATCTCATCGCAGCGTTGCGGGCGCGCGATGAGGCGGTTTTCGCGGAGTTGGTCGACAGGCACGCGCCGGCGATGCTGCGGGTGGCGCGTGGATACGTCGCATCCCGCGAGATCGCCGAAGAGGTTGTCCAGGAGGCGTGGATCGCGCTCTTGAAGGGCATCGATGCGTTCGAGGGCCGGTCCTCGCTACGCACCTGGCTGTTCACCGTGCTGATCAACATCGCCAAGAAGCGTGGCATGCGGGAGCGCAAGGACGTGGACGTGCAGATCGCCGCGTACACCGGCGGCACGGTCGACCCGGCCCGGTTCCGCGACTCCGACGACCGGTGGCCGGGCCACTGGAAGGACGACGAGGCGCCGTCGCCGTTCCCCGACTCGCCCGAGGGGTCGGTGCTCGGCGGAGAGCTGATGGCTGTGACCCGGCGTGAGCTCGACAAGCTGCCGGAACGCCAACGGGTGGTCGTGACGCTGCGCGACGTGCTGGACATGGACTCCGCGGAGGTCTGCGAGCTGCTCGACATCAGCGTCGCCAACCAGCGGGTGCTGTTGCACCGGGGCCGGGCCGCCATCCGGCAGGGGCTCGAGGACTACCTGAAGGACGCGATGTGA
- a CDS encoding DUF417 family protein has translation MTSDTKEVGNALDRLRESRSQHLGAFLARYGLVVVIAWIGVLKFTDFEAQGIAPLVSSSPFMSWVYDVFSVGTFSALLGVLEIGAALLIAVKPWWPTVSMAGSVIAIGLFTATLSFLFTAPGVFEASAGGFPVLSSSGQFLIKDVALLGVAVWTLTDSARSART, from the coding sequence ATGACCAGTGACACGAAAGAGGTCGGCAACGCCCTCGACCGGCTCCGTGAGTCCCGGTCGCAGCACCTCGGCGCATTCCTGGCCCGCTACGGTCTCGTTGTTGTCATCGCCTGGATCGGCGTGCTGAAGTTCACCGACTTCGAGGCCCAGGGCATCGCGCCGCTGGTGTCGTCCAGCCCGTTCATGAGCTGGGTGTACGACGTGTTCTCCGTCGGAACCTTCTCCGCACTGCTGGGTGTCCTGGAGATCGGCGCCGCGTTACTCATCGCGGTCAAACCGTGGTGGCCAACGGTGTCGATGGCGGGAAGCGTCATCGCCATCGGGCTGTTCACCGCAACCCTGAGCTTCCTGTTCACCGCCCCGGGAGTCTTCGAGGCCTCTGCCGGCGGGTTCCCGGTCCTGTCGTCGTCGGGCCAGTTCCTGATCAAGGACGTCGCCCTGCTGGGTGTCGCGGTGTGGACGTTGACCGACTCGGCCCGCAGTGCGCGCACTTGA
- a CDS encoding LpqN/LpqT family lipoprotein produces MPVILRSLLVVLVSTLLLTGCSRDVPGTAVMAAGTGPEASTSADGECATVAAPLSDIPTVDDDEPQMRIPVPQGWERNSMMDSRIIRYAIVAQDLISDGFAPNAVVTLESVRGTPDPDIVFGENRNNLVTMMGASDLETESNSTCGFPSETTSYIAPPMGPAPERPIIMHAVVADAGNTTYLATLTLQTAEGGNPTYLRDAQEIVDGFQLLLPTS; encoded by the coding sequence ATGCCCGTGATCCTCAGATCGCTTCTCGTGGTGCTGGTGTCGACGCTGCTGCTGACCGGTTGCTCGCGCGACGTCCCGGGCACCGCCGTGATGGCAGCCGGTACCGGACCAGAGGCCTCGACGAGCGCGGACGGTGAATGCGCGACGGTCGCTGCGCCCCTGTCCGACATCCCCACCGTCGACGACGACGAGCCACAGATGCGCATCCCCGTTCCGCAGGGCTGGGAACGCAATTCGATGATGGACAGCCGGATCATCCGCTATGCCATCGTCGCCCAGGACCTGATCTCCGACGGGTTCGCGCCCAACGCCGTCGTGACCCTAGAGTCGGTGCGCGGCACCCCGGACCCCGACATCGTGTTCGGCGAGAACCGGAACAACCTCGTCACGATGATGGGCGCATCCGACCTCGAGACCGAGAGCAATTCGACCTGCGGATTCCCCTCGGAGACAACAAGTTACATCGCACCCCCGATGGGTCCGGCGCCCGAGCGCCCGATCATCATGCATGCGGTCGTCGCCGACGCCGGCAACACCACCTACCTGGCGACGTTGACGCTGCAGACCGCCGAGGGTGGCAACCCGACCTATCTTCGCGATGCGCAGGAGATCGTCGACGGGTTCCAGTTGCTGCTGCCCACCTCGTGA